Proteins encoded in a region of the Prunus persica cultivar Lovell chromosome G4, Prunus_persica_NCBIv2, whole genome shotgun sequence genome:
- the LOC18779487 gene encoding (-)-alpha-pinene synthase produces the protein MSSKLNSSFALCRSLPLPLSPNFFYKQKRAANFHPSIWGDRFINYDYSNDNITHVHDKQVDELKEMVRREVFISLNAAGDDGFAHQLKLIDAIQRLGVAYHFEREIEEALERIHGAYHDHAINDDDDGDLYNVALGFRLLRQHGYNVSCDMFNKFKDANGNFIVVDVSGMLSLYEATHLRVHGEYILEEAFAFTTTQLIESKTTHATYSLAAQITQALERPLLKSPERLAARNYMSIYQDEASHNDAVIELAKFDFNLVQSLHKKELSEIIGWWKEVDFERKLPFARHWVVESYLCTTAVYFEPQYSAARKILSKAMVLFIVMDDIYDEFGTFEELEILTEAIRRWDINCMDELPDYMQIFFHTLLNLFNEIEEEMVKEGNSCRVHYAKEAWKATARAFFDEARWLHEGCIPSMEEYMHVATTSVGNTLLSTISLLGMGDVVTKEAFEWLFSNPKILRASNIIFRLMNDTAGCKSEKERGLEASSVDCYMKQHGVSEQETLDVFNKQVMDLWKDINEELLIKPTVVPRPVLMRVLNLIRVMYLVYKRGDGFTHVGKLMKDIVTSLFLDPVPL, from the exons ATGTCGTCAAAGCTCAACTCTAGCTTTGCCCTTTGTCGAAGCTTACCTCTACCACTCAGCCcaaattttttctataaacaaaaaagagcgGCAAACTTTCATCCAAGCATTTGGGGAGATCGGTTCATCAACTACGATTATTCCAATGACAAT ATAACTCATGTGCATGACAAGCAGGTAGACGAACTAAAAGAAATGGTGAGGAGGGAAGTGTTCATAAGTCTTAATGCTGCAGGTGATGATGGTTTTGCGCATCAGCTCAAGTTAATTGATGCAATCCAGCGTCTTGGTGTGGCATACCATTTTGAAAGAGAGATTGAAGAAGCACTGGAACGTATACATGGTGCGTATCATGACCATGCTattaatgatgatgatgatggtgatctGTACAATGTTGCTCTTGGCTTTCGCCTACTGAGGCAGCATGGATATAATGTTTCATGTG ATATGTTCAACAAGTTCAAAGATGCAAATGGTAATTTCATAGTTGTTGACGTGTCGGGTATGCTAAGCCTTTATGAAGCCACACATCTAAGGGTGCATGGAGAATATATACTAGAAGAGGCTTTTGCTTTCACCACCACTCAACTtattgaatccaaaacaaCCCATGCAACGTATTCACTGGCAGCACAAATAACTCAAGCCTTGGAGAGACCTCTGCTAAAAAGTCCAGAGAGGTTAGCTGCCAGGAATTACATGTCAATCTACCAAGATGAAGCTTCACATAATGACGCTGTAATAGAACTTGCAAAGTTCGATTTCAATCTTGTTCAGTCTTTGCACAAAAAGGAGCTCAGCGAGATTATTGG GTGGTGGAAAGAAGTCGACTTTGAAAGGAAGCTGCCTTTTGCAAGACACTGGGTAGTGGAATCGTACCTTTGTACAACGGCAGTATATTTTGAACCGCAATATTCTGCCGCAAGAAAAATTCTAAGCAAAGCCATGGTCCTGTTTATAGTGATGGATGATATATATGATGAATTTGGTACATTCGAAGAACTCGAGATCCTTACAGAAGCGATTAGGAG GTGGGATATCAATTGCATGGATGAACTGCCAGattatatgcaaatattttttcatacACTGTTGAATcttttcaatgaaattgaGGAAGAGATGGTGAAGGAAGGAAATTCATGCAGAGTTCACTACGCAAAAGAAGCT TGGAAAGCTACAGCCCGCGCTTTCTTTGATGAGGCCAGATGGTTACACGAAGGATGCATCCCATCCATGGAGGAGTATATGCATGTTGCAACAACTTCTGTTGGTAACACCTTACTTTCAACTATATCTTTACTTGGCATGGGAGATGTTGTAACGAAAGAGGCATTTGAGTGGTTGTTTAGTAACCCTAAAATTCTCAGAGCTTCGAATATCATTTTTAGGCTTATGAATGACACTGCCGGCTGCAAG tctgagaaagaaagagggcTTGAGGCTTCGAGTGTTGATTGCTACATGAAGCAACATGGAGTCTCAGAGCAAGAGACACTTGATGTTTTCAACAAACAAGTTATGGATTTGTGGAAGGATATAAACGAGGAGCTCCTTATAAAGCCAACTGTTGTGCCAAGGCCTGTCCTCATGCGCGTTCTCAATTTAATAAGAGTTATGTATCTGGTTTACAAAAGGGGAGATGGCTTCACACATGTTGGAAAACTTATGAAAGATATTGTCACTTCACTTTTTCTTGATCCTGTTCCACTTTAA